GGACCTCTGCTCTGTCTTCCCGGGGTTTATCCGGAGTCGGGGACGACCAGTGGGAGTCGAGAAGACGAAGGCTTTCGAGGCCAGCACCCCCGGGCAGAAAACCATAACATCTCAGAATCTATTCCATGATGCCATGGGGAGGATACCGTGCCGGCAGACCTCGGCGACCTTCTGCGCCTGAAAAAGGATCAGGTCGGCCCTGCTGCCGAAATGCTCGCCCGGGCTTTCGGGCAGGACCCGAAGATAGACTATTTCGCTCCCGACGACGGGACGCGGGGGGCGATCGCGCGTCACCACTTCGAGTTCCTGCTCAGGTACGGCCTGATCTACGGGGAGGTCTACGCGACATCGCCGCGACTGGAGGGCGTCGCGGTCTGGCTCCCCGCAAAAAAGGTGGAGATCACCCTCTGGAGGGCGCTTCGGGCCGGACTCTTCCGGTTCAGGAAGGGAGTCGGGAAAGAGGCCCTGGAACGCATCCTCTCCTTCTCGGAGTACGTCGACGGCCTCCACCGCCGGCATATGCCCGGCCCTCACCACTATCTCTTCTTCATCGGCGTGGACCCGACCTTCCAGGGAAAGGGGTATGCGAGCCGCCTGATCCGTCCGATACTCGATCGCCTGGACAGGGAGGGACTCCCCTGCTATCTCGTCACCCAGAACGAGCAGAACGTGGCGCTGTACGAGCACTACGGGTTTCGGGTGATCGAAAAAAGTCTCGTCCCGGGGACAGAAGTGGGGAACTGGGCGATGGTGTGGGAGGGAGGAAAAAATCCCGGTTCCGCTACGCGGTGAAGAAACTCCTCAGGCCCCTTCCTCTTCGCCGACAATCTTCCCGTTCTTCGCCCTGACCCGCCTGAGAGTCTCCATCGCCGCGGCCACCAGGTCGTCGACCCCGATCTTCTCCTCCGCCGCTTCGATCTTCGTGACGTCGGCCTTCGTCGCCGGTTTTTTCGGGACGGCCCGGCACGAGAGGTCGCCGGCATCGTCGTCAAAGGTGCCGATCATCCGGGCGAGATCGATCGCCTCGGCCTTCTCGTAGGTGAGGAGAGGGCGGAGGACAGGAAGAGTCGCCGCCGCCTCGATCACCCCGAGGTTCGCCAGGGTCTGGGACGCCACCTGGCCGAGGTTGTCCCCGGTGACGACCGCGAGCGCCCTCTCCTTCCGGGCGACGGCGTCGGCCATCCTGGCCATGAAGCGCTTGCAGAGGATGCAGCGGTAGTGGTACTCCCCCGACGCCGTCATCGCATCGAAGAAAGGCTCCATGTCCGCGACGACCAGGTCGAGGGGGCGGCCCATGCACCAGGTCGAGAGGACGGCATGGTGGCGGAGGACCGCGTCCCGCACCGCCGCCCCCTGCCAGCGCCCCGCGTCAAGGGAGAGGTGGGTGACCGTGCAGCCCCGGCGCATCATCAGCCAGCTTGCGACAGGCGAGTCGATCCCGGCGGAGAGGAGGGTGAGCACCCGGTCCTGCGTGCCGAAGGGCAGGCCGCGGGGCGCCGGGATACGTTCGTCGTACACGAGCCCGCCGTACGGCCGCGCCTCGACAAAGACCTCGTAGTCGGGATGGGAGAGGTCGACCCTGAGGCCAGGGATCGCGTCATAGATCACGCTCCCGACCTCGGCCCCGATCTCCGGGCTCGTATAGCCCTCCACCCCCTCCCTCTTCGCCCTGACCGCGAAACTCATGCCTGCCCGCAGGTGGCGGCGCGCCCGCTCCAGGGCCGCCGCCCCCATCTCGGGGATGGTGGTCCCTGTCCGGGTGCAGACCGCCACATCGACGATCCCGAAGGTCCGGGAGACGACACCGGCGATCCCATCGACGTCAGGGCCGTGCACCAGAATACGGTCCCGTCGCACCTCGATATCGTGCTCGGCCCCGGCGGCCGTAAGGGCCAGGTCGATGTTCTGCCTGAGCATCCGCATGTAGACTTTCTTGACCGCCTCGCTCTTCAGGAAAAGTTCGCCAAA
This window of the Methanofollis ethanolicus genome carries:
- a CDS encoding GNAT family N-acetyltransferase; its protein translation is MPADLGDLLRLKKDQVGPAAEMLARAFGQDPKIDYFAPDDGTRGAIARHHFEFLLRYGLIYGEVYATSPRLEGVAVWLPAKKVEITLWRALRAGLFRFRKGVGKEALERILSFSEYVDGLHRRHMPGPHHYLFFIGVDPTFQGKGYASRLIRPILDRLDREGLPCYLVTQNEQNVALYEHYGFRVIEKSLVPGTEVGNWAMVWEGGKNPGSATR
- the thiI gene encoding tRNA uracil 4-sulfurtransferase ThiI, with the translated sequence MGTVLLRFGELFLKSEAVKKVYMRMLRQNIDLALTAAGAEHDIEVRRDRILVHGPDVDGIAGVVSRTFGIVDVAVCTRTGTTIPEMGAAALERARRHLRAGMSFAVRAKREGVEGYTSPEIGAEVGSVIYDAIPGLRVDLSHPDYEVFVEARPYGGLVYDERIPAPRGLPFGTQDRVLTLLSAGIDSPVASWLMMRRGCTVTHLSLDAGRWQGAAVRDAVLRHHAVLSTWCMGRPLDLVVADMEPFFDAMTASGEYHYRCILCKRFMARMADAVARKERALAVVTGDNLGQVASQTLANLGVIEAAATLPVLRPLLTYEKAEAIDLARMIGTFDDDAGDLSCRAVPKKPATKADVTKIEAAEEKIGVDDLVAAAMETLRRVRAKNGKIVGEEEGA